The sequence below is a genomic window from Streptomyces sp. V1I1.
GCGCCCGGTGGATCGACCTCGACGGGCATCTGCTGCTCGCCCACGACCCGTGGACGGGTATCGGCGGCGCCGACGGCATCGTACGGACGAGCCTGCGCCCGGGGCTTGGCGTGCACGCGCGCACCAAGGGGGACCTCGGGTGAAGACGTGGCACGAGATACGCGGCTTCCCCCTCGCGATACGGCTGCTCCTGGTCAACCAGCTCGGCGTCAACACGGGCTTCTACCTGCTCATCCCGTACCTCGCCGTGCATCTGAGCGAGGACCTCGGGCTGTCGGCCGCTGTCGTCGGCATCGTGCTCGGCGTACGCAACCTCAGCCAGCAGGGCCTGTTCCTCATCGGCGGATCGGCATCGGACCGGCTGGGAGCGCGCGGAGTCATCATCGCCGGCTGCGCGCTGCGCACCGTCGGCTTCGGGCTCTTCGCACTCGGCGACGGACTGACGGTGCTGCTGGCCGCGTCCGTGCTCAGCGGGCTGGCCGGGGCGCTGTTCAACCCGGCCGTACGGGCGTATCTCGCCCAGGAGGCAGGGGAGCGCAAGGCCGAGGCGTTCGCCCTGTTCAACGTCTTCGCGACCACCGGCGCCCTGATAGGGCCGCTGCTCGGCAGCGCCCTGCTGTTGGTCGACTTCCGCGCCTCCGCGCTCACCGCGGCCGGGATCTTCGCGGTGCTCACGATCGCTCAGGCCGTGGTGCTTCCGGCACGCGAGGTCACACCGTCCGCGAACAGCTTCCTCGGGGACTGGCGCGAGGTGATCGGCAACCGCGGTTTCGTGGCGTTCGCCGTTGCCATGGTCGGCATGTTCACCATGGAGAACCAGCTGTATCTGCTGCTGCCGGACGGCGCGCGCCGGGCCACCGGCTGGGACGGCGCGGCAGGCATCGTCTTCCTCGTCGGCACCCTCACCAACCTCTGGCTGCAACTGCGCATCACGCGGGCGCTGAAGAGCCGGGGCAGCCGGGCGAGATGGATCAGCGGGGGGCTCACGCTGATGGGGCTGGCCTTCATACCGCCGATGACGGCGGCGGGGGCCGGACCAGCGCACGGCGGCGTCGGCTACGCGGTGCTCGGCGCGCTGCCTGTCCTTGCCGGGACGCTGCTGCTCTACCTGGGCGTCATGATCGCCCAGCCTTTCGTGATGGAGCTCATCCCCCGCTTCGGCCGCCCGGAGCTCACCGGCACGTACTTCGGGCTGTTCTACGTGGTCTCGGGCATCGCCGCGGCCGTGGGCAACACGGTCGTCGGCTGGGCCATGGACGCCGGTGAGCGCGCGGGGGCGCAGTGGCTGCCCTGGGCGTGCTGTCTGGCCTTCGGACTCGCTTCCGCCGCCGGCGTCGCCTGGCTGCACCGCCGGGGAGTGCTTCCCGCCCAAGTGGCGCCCGTACCGGTGCCGGTGTGAGGAGACCGAGATGAGAAACGCAAACCTGCTGACCGACAACCCGGCCCTGTACGAGGCCCGTTTCCCCGATGAGGCACGGCTGGCGGGGCGCTGGGCGGAGGACTGTCTGCGGCGGTACGGGGCCGGTCCGCGGGTCCTGGACATCGGCTGCGGCACCGGCCGCGACGCCGCGTATCTGCACGCGGCCGGCCGCATGGTCGTCGGCGCGGATCTGTCCGAGGCGATGCTGGAGCACGCCGGCGTGCACCACCCCGGTCCGGAGTACTTGCAGGCAGACCTGCGCGGATTCGACCTCGCAGAACGGTCCTTCGACGCTGTCGTGTGCCTGGACAGCGCCCTGTTGTACTGCCACACCAACGACGAACTCGACGGCTTCCTGGGCTCCTGCGGCCGCTCGCTGGCGCCCGGCGGGCTGCTCGTCGCCGAGATGCGCAACGGGGCCTTCTTCCTCGGCCGTACCGAACTGCTCGTCACCTCGTCCGTCAGTGAATTGAGCTGGCAGGGCATCACCTACCGGTCCACCACCACCCTGCGCGTCGACCGGACCGCGCAACTGCTGCGCCGCACCCGTGTATGGACCGCCGACGACGGATCGCCGCCCGTCGAGCAGCGCTCCGCGTGGCGGCTGCTCTTCCCCCAGGAGCTGCGCCATCTCCTCGCCGTTCACGGCTTCGAGGTGCTCGCGCTGTACGACGGGCCCGGTCCTCGTACGGAGCCGCCGTGGCGTGAGGGCGACCTGCCGGCCGCTACGGCCGATGCCGACCGGCTCCATCTCGTCGCCCGCCTCACGCGCGCCCACTGAACCCCACACGCCGATATCCGCTCGCACAGCAAGGACACCGCCATGAACGACGTCCCCGTCAACGACTCCCGCTTCCCCGGCCTGCGCCGCCGGGGCTTCCTCGCCGCAGCCGGAGGCGCGGCCGGACTCGGTGCGCTCGCCCTCGCCGGCTGCGCCGGCTCCGGCACCGCCGCCGACCCCGCCAAGGGCGATGGCAAGCCCAAGCGCGGCGGACGGCTGCGCGCCGCCTTCGCCGGTGGCGGTGCGAGCGAGACACTCGACCCGCATCTGGCCAACCTCTTCGCCGATGCCGCCCGCGCCAAGGCCCTCTTCGACAAGCTCGCCGACTACGGACCCGACCTCTCCGCACAGCCCCGGCTGGCCTCGGCATGGGAACCGAACGCGGGTCTGGACCGCTGGAAGGTCACCCTGCGCAAGGCCGCCTTCCACAACGGCAAGGCGGTGACCGCCCAGGACGTCCTCTACAGCTACCGCCGCATCGCCGATCCGGCGAAGGCGTTCCGGGCCAAGGCGTCGCTGGAGCCCATCGACCTCAAGGCGACCAGAGCCCTGGACGAGCGGACCATCGAGTTCGTCCTCAAGCGCCCGACCGCCGAATTCCCCAATGTGCTCGCCGCGTTCGGCGCGTACATCGTCCCCGACGGGCTCAAGGACTTCGACAAGAAGCCGGTCGGCAGCGGCCCGTTCCGCTTCGTGTCCTTCGCTCCCGGCAAGTCCGCCGTCTTCAAGCGCAACGACGCCTACTGGGACGGCGCCCCCTACCTCGACGAGCTGGAGTTCGTCGTCGCCAACGAGGAATCGGCACGCGCCAACGCCCTGCTCGGCGGGCAGGTCGAGTACGCCCACGAGCTGGGCCCCGCCACGGCCCGCGCCCACGAGAACAAGGGGCAGATCCAGATCGTCCGGCTTCAGGGCAGCGCCATGCAGGGCTTCGTCATGAAGACCGACCGGCCGCCGTTCGACGACAAGCGGGTCCGTGAGGCCTTCTTCCTGATCGCCGACCGCAAGGAACTGGTCGACGGCGCCCTGTCCGGCGCGGGCGAGATCGGCAACGACCTCTTCGGCAAGGGCTACGAGTACTACGCCGGAAGCCTGCCGCAGCGCGAACAGGACCTCGACCGGGCCCGCAAGCTGCTGAAGGAGGCCGGAGCCGAGAAACTCAAGGTCACCCTCGACACCTCCCCCGTGGCCGCAGGATTCACCGAGGCCGCGGCGATCTTCCGCGACCAGGCGGCCAAGGCCGGAGTGACCATCCAGATCAGGACCGGCAGCAAGGACAGCTACTGGAAGGACATTCTCGACTCCGGGACCCTGGCCTCCTACCGCTCCGGCGCCATGCCCATCGAGTCCCACATCTCCCAGCGCCTGCTCACCGGATCGACCACCAACGCAACCCACTGGCGGCACAAGGACTTCGACGCCCTGTATCAGCAGGCACAGTCCACCAAGGACAAGAAGGACCGCGCCGCCGTCTACGAGCGCATGCAGCGCCGGCTGCACGCCGAGGGGGGCTTCCTGATCTGGGGCTTCGCCGACTGGATCCTCGGCACCGCCCGCAGCGTCCGGGGCGTCGAGCAGAAGGCACCCGCCAACTCCCTCGACTGGGCGCGCTTCGACAAGGTCTGGCTGGCGTGATCGGACTACGTTCCTGGGTCGCCCGGCGGCTGCTGCTCGGCGTGGCGCAGACGGCAGCCGTCGTGCTGCTCGTCTTCGTCCTCACCGAGGCGCTGCCGGGCGACGCCGCCGTGGCGCTCGCCGGCGACCAGCCGGACCCGGAGCGGATCGCGGCCATCCGCGAGGCGATGCACCTGGACCGGCCGGCGTACGAACGCCTGGCGGACTGGGCGGCCGGGCTGCTGTACGCAGACTTCGGCACGTCCCTGGCCTCGGGGCGGCCCGTCAGCACCTACATCGCCGACGGATTCGGGCCGACCGTGCTGCTCGCCGTGCTCACGATGGTGCTGCTGGTGCCGGTCGGAGTCGGCCTCGGTGTGCTGGCCGCCCGCCATGAGGGGCGG
It includes:
- a CDS encoding ABC transporter substrate-binding protein is translated as MNDVPVNDSRFPGLRRRGFLAAAGGAAGLGALALAGCAGSGTAADPAKGDGKPKRGGRLRAAFAGGGASETLDPHLANLFADAARAKALFDKLADYGPDLSAQPRLASAWEPNAGLDRWKVTLRKAAFHNGKAVTAQDVLYSYRRIADPAKAFRAKASLEPIDLKATRALDERTIEFVLKRPTAEFPNVLAAFGAYIVPDGLKDFDKKPVGSGPFRFVSFAPGKSAVFKRNDAYWDGAPYLDELEFVVANEESARANALLGGQVEYAHELGPATARAHENKGQIQIVRLQGSAMQGFVMKTDRPPFDDKRVREAFFLIADRKELVDGALSGAGEIGNDLFGKGYEYYAGSLPQREQDLDRARKLLKEAGAEKLKVTLDTSPVAAGFTEAAAIFRDQAAKAGVTIQIRTGSKDSYWKDILDSGTLASYRSGAMPIESHISQRLLTGSTTNATHWRHKDFDALYQQAQSTKDKKDRAAVYERMQRRLHAEGGFLIWGFADWILGTARSVRGVEQKAPANSLDWARFDKVWLA
- a CDS encoding class I SAM-dependent methyltransferase, with translation MRNANLLTDNPALYEARFPDEARLAGRWAEDCLRRYGAGPRVLDIGCGTGRDAAYLHAAGRMVVGADLSEAMLEHAGVHHPGPEYLQADLRGFDLAERSFDAVVCLDSALLYCHTNDELDGFLGSCGRSLAPGGLLVAEMRNGAFFLGRTELLVTSSVSELSWQGITYRSTTTLRVDRTAQLLRRTRVWTADDGSPPVEQRSAWRLLFPQELRHLLAVHGFEVLALYDGPGPRTEPPWREGDLPAATADADRLHLVARLTRAH
- a CDS encoding MFS transporter: MKTWHEIRGFPLAIRLLLVNQLGVNTGFYLLIPYLAVHLSEDLGLSAAVVGIVLGVRNLSQQGLFLIGGSASDRLGARGVIIAGCALRTVGFGLFALGDGLTVLLAASVLSGLAGALFNPAVRAYLAQEAGERKAEAFALFNVFATTGALIGPLLGSALLLVDFRASALTAAGIFAVLTIAQAVVLPAREVTPSANSFLGDWREVIGNRGFVAFAVAMVGMFTMENQLYLLLPDGARRATGWDGAAGIVFLVGTLTNLWLQLRITRALKSRGSRARWISGGLTLMGLAFIPPMTAAGAGPAHGGVGYAVLGALPVLAGTLLLYLGVMIAQPFVMELIPRFGRPELTGTYFGLFYVVSGIAAAVGNTVVGWAMDAGERAGAQWLPWACCLAFGLASAAGVAWLHRRGVLPAQVAPVPVPV